CGCGCAGGAGCAGCAGGCGGGTACTGGGGAGCAGGCGGACGTGCGGGACAACGGGGACGCGGGGAGCGGGGACCAGGAGGAGGGGTGGCGGTTTTGGCCGCCGGAGGGGGCTGATGGGGAAGGGGCTTATCGGCGGCCTAGCTGATGGTCGGCTTGGGTGAGCGGGGCGTACGCCGGGCAGAGGCGGCTGTGATGCTCCGCGTGAGTCCGGAGGTCGCCTGGGACGTGGTGATGGACTGGGAGCGGCAGTCGCGGTGGATGTTGTTCACCCGGGTGTGGGCCACCGGGAACGGCGGCGTGGGGGTCGGAGGTGGGGTCGCGGCGCGTACTTCTGTCGGTGGTGTCGGGTTCACTGACGACATGGTCATCACCCGCTGGGAGCCGCCGCGTGAGTGCACGGTGAAACATCTCGGCAAGCTCGTCCAGGGCACAGGCACGTTCACCATCGAGCCCGTACCCCTCACCACATCCAATACCAACCACCCCACACCCCACCCAGACAGCCCCAACCACGCCCACACCGACCGGGCGGTTGGTGGGGTGGGGTGTCGGGTTGTTTGGCGGGAGGATGTGGTGCCGCCGTTCGGGTGGGTTGGGGCGGTTGGGTGGTTGGTGGGGCGGTGGGGGTTCGAGTTGTTGATGTGGGTTTCGTTGCGGCGGTTGGTTCGGGAGGTTGGCGGGTGACGGTGGTTGGGCCGGACGGGCAGGCGCGGTGCGGGTGGGCAACCTCAGCGCCGGAGTACGTCGAGTATCACGACACCGAGTGGGGCAAGGAGATCCGTACCGACCTCGGCCTGTTCGAGCGGATGACGCTCGAGGGGTTCCAGTCGGGGTTGTCGTGGATCACGATTCTGCGGAAGCGGGAGAACTTCCGGGCCGCGTTCGCGCGGTTCGACCCGGTGGCGATCGCGGCGTACGGGGACGCGGACTTCGACCGTTTGATGGCCGATCCGGGGATCGTCCGGAACCGGTTGAAGATCAACGCGACGATCTCGAACGCCCGCGCGCTGCTCGAGCTGGACGACGGCGAGTTCACCGAACTGCTCTGGTCGTTCCGGCCCGCGAAGCACGTCACGCCGCGCACGTTGGCCGACGTACCCGCGACCACACCGGAGTCGGTGGCGATGGCGAAGACCCTGAAGAAGAAGGGATTCGTCTTCGTCGGGCCGACCACCGCGTACGCGTTGATGCAGGCGACCGGGATCGTCAACGACCACCTGAAGACCTGCATCGCGCGCTGACCAACCCTGTTACGGGCGCCGATCGGACCTGCTTCACGCGCCGGCCAAACCCTGCTTCACGCGCCGGATCTCGTGCACGTGCAGCTGGTTTGTGCAGATGCAAACGGTACTTTGCCGGAAACCAAAGACAAACGGCTGAACGAGTTGTGCTCCGGGTACTGAACGTGATGAGGTGTTCAGCGGGCTCCCCGACTGTCAGGTGGTTGTCCGGCCGTGACTCGCCCTGCCGGAACGTGGTCTGGGAGCCCACCAAACGTCTGGTTCCGCGCTACGGCAATTCGTTGGTGCCGTCAACGGTGTACGCCGTCCGGAACACGTCGCTCCCGGTCAGACCGGTGAGCTGCGTGCCGGTCGGCGTCGTCGTGAGATAGAGGTTCGCCTCGGCGTACGCGTCGGCCGCGTCGTCGTCGGACGTGCCGAACTGGCGGGTCCAGGTACGGGTGTGATCGGCGGCGTACTTCGCCAGTACGCCATCGAACTTGCCGAGTGCGGTCTCCAGCGCGCCATCGGTGAACCCGCCGACGTACAGCTCGCCGGACCGGTTGACCGCGATCGCGGCGCCCTTGTCGTTCCCGCTCGTGCCGAACTGATCCCGCCACGTCAGCACACCGTCGGCGTCGGCACGGGCGACCATGATGTCCTTGTCGCCGTTCAGGGTTCCGGCGAAGTCGCCCGCGGTGTACCCGGTCAGGTACACGCCGCCGGCCGGATCCGCCGCGAGGGCCCACACTTCGTCCGACGCGGCGGTGCCGTACTGCCGCATCCACACCGGATCGCCCGCGGTCGAGTAGCGCGCGACGAACCCGTCGATTCCACCCGCCGGCGTACCGAGCGCGCCGCCGGTCATGCCGCCCAGATAAACGGCACCGTTGGAGACCGCGACCGCCATCCCCTTGTCCTCGCCGGCGCTACCAGCTTGGCGTACCCACGCCTGCCGCCCGTCGCTGCCGAACCGGGCGACGAACACGTCCTTGTCGCCTTCGTTGGTGCCACCAAGCGATCCTTTGGTATACCCGCCGACGTAAACGTCGGTTCCGTCGACGGCGATCGAGTACCCACGATCCGCGACGCCGGGTACGCCGAACTGGGTGACCCAGCGACGGTTCCCGTTGGGGTCGTACTGCGCGACGAACGCGTCGTCGGTCGTGTTGCCGGCATGTGATCCGTCGAGGTTGCCGTTGGTATACCCGGTCAGCGCGATGTTGCCGTCGGCATCGACCGCTACACCGTACGCCCGGTCGGTGCCGCTCGTACCGAGTGAGCGGGTCCACTCGCGCGTACCGTCGGCCTTGTACTTCACCAGGTTGACGTCGGTGCCGCCGGCGTACGATTGCCCGTCCAGTGCGCCCGCTGCCGCGATCGCCTGGTAAACGTTGCCCGCGGCATCGGTCGCGATTCCGCCGGCGCGGTCGTCGCCGGGCGTACCGATGATCGCGGCGCGCATCGGCGTGGCCGGCGGCTTGCCGAGGTACTGGAAGATGTACTTCGCGCCCTCGACGAACGTCGGGCCCCAGACATCCCAGTCGTGCCCGCCGTTGACGACGCGGAACTCCGACGTCAGGTTCGGTACGCGCGCGGCCTGGTTGTACACCACGTGCGACTCGAAGTCGAGGTCGTGGGTGGCGTCGATCGGCTTCGGATTCTTGTACTCGTCGTCGCCGACCGCGATGAACAGATGCGACTTCAGGCCGGTCGCCGCGAACGACTTCAGCGCGGCGGGCCAGTTCAGCTTCAGGTACACCGACTCCACGAACGGATCGCGTCCCTTGCCGAAGGCACCGAAATCGCGGGTGCTGGAATCGCTCGGCGGCAACGGGAAGTACACGGCCGGGCTGAGGACGATCGCCGCGCCGAACACGGTCGGGTGGACCAGCGAGTACCGCAGCGCGCCGGCGCCACCCATCGAGTACCCGGCGATCGCGCGCCCGGTCCGGTCCGCGATGGTCCGGTAGGTGGCGTCGATCCGCGGAACCAGATCCTTGACGAACGCGGTCTCGACCGGCTGCCCCGCCGGAATCTTCCCGTCTGCGCTGCCCTTGTACGCCGAGTCCACGTACCAGCTCGCGCGGTTGCTCCACGGCGCATCCGGCATGACCGCGATCATCGGCGGGATCTCCCCACTACCGATCAACTGATCCAGCCGGCTCTTCAGTTGAGTCCACGCGCTCATCGAGTCACCACGCCCGTGCAGCAGGTACACGACCGGATAACGCGCCGTCGACTCCGCGTATCCGGCCGGCAGATACACGTTGTACGCGATATCGGCCCGCAGCGTTGCAGACGGCGCAACCCCACTCTTAATCACCCCCGCCGCCGCAGCGCTCGGCGCCGCAGCCCCCGGCGCGGCGCCCGCCGATGCGGATGTGGCGAACGGCGTGGCGATCGCCGTCGCGCTGGACGAGGCCGCGCGCGACCCCGGAACAAGAAGGCTCCCGACCAGCGTGGCAACGGTCAGAGCAGGCAGCAGCAGTTTCCTCACAAGCATGTTGTAATCGCTTACGTAAACGATTACAAGACCTCGCCACGCCCGAGGTCCGGACAGCTTGCCCCCTCAGCCAGCGGGTTGCCCCCTCGATTTTCCAGGGGGCAACCCTCCACTCGAGGGGATGCCCCCGCAAGTGCAGGGTTGTGCCCCAGTCGGCGGGCGAGCGTACGCCCCCGCGCCCCCGCGCCGCCGCGACGATGGGTGCACGGCGGGCGGTGCGGGGTGCGGGGTGGTGCCGGGGTGGTGCCGGGGTGTGCATGGCGTGCGTTGTGGAGTGCGCGGGGTGCACGGCGCGCGGGGCGAGCGGGGTGTGCTGCCGGTAGGGCGGGTGGTGTGGCCGGTGGTGTGGGGTGCCTGGCGAGTGCGCCGGGGCGCACGGCGCCGGGTGTGTGGCGTGGGATGCGGGGGTGGGCGGGTGGTGCGGGTGCGCGTGCGGGGTGGTGCGCGTGCGGTGGGTTGGGGGAGGGCGGGTTAGTGGCCGGTGAAGGTTGGGTTTTGTTTGGTTACGAAGGAGGTGACTGCGTTGTGGTGGTCTTCGGTGGCGCCGGTTAGTTGCATTTGGGTGGCTTCGAAGGACAGGGACTCGGCCAGGGTGTGGGTGGCGGAGTAGTTGAGGGATCGGCGGACGGCGCCGTACGCGATTGTTGGGCCTTGGGCGAGCTTGTTGGCGAGGTCGGATACGGCGGTGGCGAGGTCGGCGGGTGGGACGACCGAGGTGGCGAGGCCTAGGTCCAGGGCTTCGGCGGCGGGGACGGTGCGGGGGAAGTAGAGCAGTTCGAGTGCTTTGGCGTGGCCGATCAGGCGGGGGAGGGTCCAGGAGATGCCGGTGTCGCAGGAGAGTGCGATCCCGGTGAAGGCGAGGTTGAAGCCGGCCGTGTCGGCGACGATCCGGAAGTCGCACGCGAACGCCATCGACGCGCCGGCCCCGGCCGCGACTCCGTTGACGGCGGCGATCACCGGCTTGGGCATCTCGGCCAGGGCGAGCGCGATCGGCGTGTAGTGGTCCGGCACCGTACTCCAGAGTGCTGCCTGATCGTTCGCCTGCAAGAGCCCGATGTGCTCCTTGAGATCCTGCCCGACGCAGAATGCTCGCCCGGTGCCGGTCAGCACCACGACGCGTACGCCGGGGTCGTCCGCGGCGGCGCGGACGGTGTCCCGGAGCAGGATCTTGGTCGGCGTGTCGAGCGCGTTCATCGCGTCCGGCCGGTTCAGCGTGATGGTCGCAACACCCGCGTCGACGGCGTACGTGACGCTGGCAGCGCCGGCCCCACTGTTGCCAGCGCCAGCGGAAGCGGCGGTGTCGGCGGAAGCGCTAGTGGCGTCAGCGCCAGTGGTGCCGGCGTTCGTGCTGTGTGCAGGGGCGCTGCCGGGAGTGCTGGAGCCTGTGGTGTTGGGAGAGCCGGGGGTGCTGGTGGGGTCACTCATTGTGGTCGGCTCCTTGACTGTGGGTTAGGGGTGTTGGTGTCGTGTCAGGCAGATGTCAGGTGTTGGCGAGGCAGCTGTCGACGAAACGCCCGGCCGCGGGAGCTAAACGTTCGGCGTGGAAATCGAAGAACGCGGCGGCCTTGGTGCCGGCCCAGTCGGTCGGGAGGAGCTCGTCGGGGAGGCCCGGATCCCGGAACAGGAACTTGCGCCATTCGTGCACCAGCTCGGACCGGACCGCGAACGCCTGCTCGTCGCCGGGCGCGTCGCCCGCACCGGCCGGCACCCCCGCGGCGGCGTCGACCAGCGCCTTGGCTTCGATCAGCCAGGCGTCGTACGACGCGCCGAGCTCGTCCAGTTTCCAGACCCGCCGGGCGAACTCGACGGCGTCCTCGCCGACGGGTGCGCGGAACCGGTCCGCGGCGATGTCCTCGATGCCGAGAATCTGGTCGACCTCGGCGTCGTTGCGCAGCCCGACCCAGGCGCCGTCGGAGAGCGGAGCCCAACCCAGGAAGGCGAGTTGGCTCGCGAGCTGTTCGCGGCGGCGCGCGTTCGGGACCTCGCGGAGGATGCCCAGGTGCCAGTGCCGGTCCCAGTCGCCCGGCCCCTCGGCGCCGGTGGCCATCGGCGTGCCGTCGGGGGCGGTCCGGTAGATCCGGGCGGCGGCGTCGTCGAGGCGGCGACGCGCCCGGGCGGTCAGCGCGTACCCGGGCTGGCCGTCGAGCCGGACCGGCTCCAGCCAGCCTTGCCGGACCATCCGGGAGACGGCGGTACGGACGGCCGGCGGATGCACGCCCAGCGGCGCGAGCAGCCGGACGAGGGCCGCGACCGGGGCCTGCGCGCCGCGGGCGCGCAGGTGGTCACCGTAGAGGTCGAAGAGGGCTGAACGGGCGTGCACAAGACTCGAGTCTGCCGTATGGTGCACGGCTCTGGCCCGGGATCGGGAATAATGGGGTGCGATACACACTGCGATACGCGCCGACGGCGCATCACCGCAACGGCGCCGGCGACGGTCCCCCGCGCGGTGTCGTCGCTCAACACCGACACTGGGAAGGGGTGCGCGCATGGCGGCGATGAAGCCGCGGACGGGCGATGGTCCGCTCGAGGTCACCAAGGAGGGCCGCGGGATCGTGATGCGGGTTCCGCTCGAGGGCGGCGGCCGGCTCGTCGTCGAGCTCAACGCCGACGAAGCGACCGAGCTCGGCAATGCACTGAAGGCCGTCGTCGGCTGATCACATCCTCCGGGGGTCTCGCACCCCTTGCCAATCACTCCGGCCCCGGTGGCTGCCGTTCACGGGCACCCGCCGGGGTCGTACCGTTGTCCAGGCATGTTTCATGTCAGACATATTTGATCAAACAGTGAGGTCCTTCTAGTGGCTCGCCGTAGCGCTTCGTCTCCTTTCCCCAGCCTTCCGGTCGTGACCTGGCAGCCGGGTCTGCCGGTGCACGGGGCGCCCGCCTGGGTAGTCGTCCTCGACGCCGAGGGTGGCCTGCCGGCTGCCGCGAAGGAGGCCGGTGAGCGGCTCGGGGTGGACCTCGGCCGGCTGCTGGAGGCGCAGCTTGCGACCGGGTTCAGCCCGGCGGCGGGGGCCACGGTGGCGTACCCGCTGCTGACCGGTGAGGCGAGCGAGGTGGTCCTGGTCGGTGCCGGTGACGGCAGCGCGAAGGACCTGCGACACGCCGGTGCGGCGATCGCGCGGTTCGGTCGCGGCAAGGACGAACTCACCACTGTCGTTGCTGAGGGCATCGATGACGCGGCGCTCCGGGCGTTCGCGGAGGGCGTGATCCTCGGCTCGTTCTCGTACACGCTGAAGACCGTCGACCCGGGCGAGCCCGCGGTCGGGCAGGTTGCCGTCACGGACGGCACCGACGGTACCGACGGGGCGCGGCAGCAGGTGCTGGACCGCGGCGTCGTGATCGGCCGGACCGGCTGGCTGGCGCGGCAGCTCGCGATCACCCCGTCGAACGCGAAGGACCCGGCCTGGCTGGCCGCGCGGGCGACCGAGGTGGCCGCCGCGACCGGTCTGGAGGTGACGGTCTGGGACGAGAAGAAGCTCGCCGCCGACGGCTTCGGCGGCATCCTCGCGGTCGGCCGCGGCTCGACGCGTCCGCCGCGGTTCGTCCGGCTCGACTACGTACCGGCCGGCGCGACGAAGAACACGCCGTACGTGGTCCTGGTCGGCAAGGGCATCACGTACGACACCGGCGGCCTGTCGCTGAAGCCGCGCGAGGGCATGGTGTCGATGAAGCGTGACATGACCGGCGGTGGTTCGGTGATCGCCACCATGTCGGCGCTCCGCGAGCTCGGCGCGAACGTCCGCGTCACCGGCCTGGTCTGCGCCGCGGAGAACATGCCGTCGGGTACGGCGTACCGGCCGGATGACGTGATCCGGCACTTCGGCGGCCGGACCACCGAGGTGAAGAACACCGATGCCGAAGGACGGTTGGTCCTCGCGGACGGTCTGGCGTACGCCGTGCAGGAGCTGAAGCCGGATGTACTGGTCGACATCGCGACGCTGACCGGCGCGATCAAGGTGTCGCTCGGCGCGATGCTGTACGGCGGACTGTTCGCCACCGACGACGCGCTGGCGGACAACCTCGCGGACGCCGGCCGGGTGTCCGGTGAGGAACTGTGGCGGATGCCGCTGCCGGCCGAGTACGAGGATCTGATCTCGACCCCGATCGCCGACTCGGTGAACAGTTCGAAGGGCCCGGGTTCGATCACGGCCGCGCTGTTCCTGAAGGCGTTCGCCGGGGACATCCCGTGGGCGCACCTCGACCTGTCGTCGATCGCGGAATCGCCGGCCGACCGGTTCGAGTACTCGATCGGCGCGACCGGCGCCGGCGCCCGCCTCCTCACCACCTGGCTGACCTCCGAAACCCCAACCGCCGGCATCTGACCCAGCCGCGAGAACCCGCGTCGACAGCCCGGCCGCGACGCGATCCGGTCGCGGGCTATCCGAGTCGCTCCCGGAGGAACTCGACGATCCGGTCGCGGGCCGGACGCGCCTGCGGGACCAGGCCGGGCAGGCTGAGGAACGCGTGTCCGGCCCGGTCGAACTCGTTCACCTGGACCGTCGTCCCGGCCGCCCGCAACCGCTCGGCGTACGCGCGTCCGTGATCGGCCACCGGGTCGAGCACCGGGATCACGAACAGCGTCGGCGGCAGCCCGTTCAGGTCGGCGTACAACGGTGACAGCTCGCGTGGATCGGTCCCGTCCGGCACGGCGACGTGGCGGAAGAAGTCGACGGCTTCACGAGTCAGGTTCGGCGTGTCGGCGTACTCGCTCATCGACTGGTAGTCGAGTGCGGTCGAGGTCAGGTCGACGCACGGGTTGACGAGCACCTGCGCGCGTAGTGAGAGGCCGGCGTCCCGGGCACGGAGTACCGACAGCGCCGCGACCATCGAGCCGGCGCTCTCCCCGGCGAGCGCGATCCGCCCCGGGTCGATTCCCCACTCGTCGGCATGACGTAGCACGTGCCGGTACACCTCCCAGCCGTCGTCGACCGCGGCCGCGAGCGGGGTGTCGTAGTCCATCAGCCGATGCTCGACGGAGACGACCACCGCGCGTACGCCGGCCGCGACGTGACTGTTGATCCAGTCGCACTGCACCGCGGTCCCGACGTAGCCGCCACCGTGTACGTGAACGACCAGTGGCAGCGTTGTCGATGCGTTGACCGGGCGGTACACCCGGACCCGGATCGTGCGGTCGGGGAGGCGTACGTCCTGCCAGCTGATCGAGGCGCCGCGGTGCGGGAAGCCGGTGGCGAGGCGAGCCGCCCGGGAATTCACGATGCGGTTCTGGGCCTGGCCGAACGCGATCAGCTCCGCGGGCGACATCGCGAAGAAGCCGGGTTCCTTGCGCAGCCCGTACAGCACCCGGATGCCGAGCGGCTGCCGGTGCTTGACGGCCGGCGCGCCGGCGCCCGGCCTGCTGGTGGCGGAGTGGGTCATCGGGCACCGTCCTGAGTTTCGCTACCGTTAGTATCGATACCGACGGTAGCATAACTGGGTAGGATGCGGCCATGACTTCCGCGAGCAGTTCGGCCCGGCCCGGGC
The genomic region above belongs to Kribbella solani and contains:
- a CDS encoding DNA-3-methyladenine glycosylase I, which encodes MTVVGPDGQARCGWATSAPEYVEYHDTEWGKEIRTDLGLFERMTLEGFQSGLSWITILRKRENFRAAFARFDPVAIAAYGDADFDRLMADPGIVRNRLKINATISNARALLELDDGEFTELLWSFRPAKHVTPRTLADVPATTPESVAMAKTLKKKGFVFVGPTTAYALMQATGIVNDHLKTCIAR
- a CDS encoding alpha/beta hydrolase-fold protein → MRKLLLPALTVATLVGSLLVPGSRAASSSATAIATPFATSASAGAAPGAAAPSAAAAGVIKSGVAPSATLRADIAYNVYLPAGYAESTARYPVVYLLHGRGDSMSAWTQLKSRLDQLIGSGEIPPMIAVMPDAPWSNRASWYVDSAYKGSADGKIPAGQPVETAFVKDLVPRIDATYRTIADRTGRAIAGYSMGGAGALRYSLVHPTVFGAAIVLSPAVYFPLPPSDSSTRDFGAFGKGRDPFVESVYLKLNWPAALKSFAATGLKSHLFIAVGDDEYKNPKPIDATHDLDFESHVVYNQAARVPNLTSEFRVVNGGHDWDVWGPTFVEGAKYIFQYLGKPPATPMRAAIIGTPGDDRAGGIATDAAGNVYQAIAAAGALDGQSYAGGTDVNLVKYKADGTREWTRSLGTSGTDRAYGVAVDADGNIALTGYTNGNLDGSHAGNTTDDAFVAQYDPNGNRRWVTQFGVPGVADRGYSIAVDGTDVYVGGYTKGSLGGTNEGDKDVFVARFGSDGRQAWVRQAGSAGEDKGMAVAVSNGAVYLGGMTGGALGTPAGGIDGFVARYSTAGDPVWMRQYGTAASDEVWALAADPAGGVYLTGYTAGDFAGTLNGDKDIMVARADADGVLTWRDQFGTSGNDKGAAIAVNRSGELYVGGFTDGALETALGKFDGVLAKYAADHTRTWTRQFGTSDDDAADAYAEANLYLTTTPTGTQLTGLTGSDVFRTAYTVDGTNELP
- a CDS encoding enoyl-CoA hydratase/isomerase family protein — translated: MSDPTSTPGSPNTTGSSTPGSAPAHSTNAGTTGADATSASADTAASAGAGNSGAGAASVTYAVDAGVATITLNRPDAMNALDTPTKILLRDTVRAAADDPGVRVVVLTGTGRAFCVGQDLKEHIGLLQANDQAALWSTVPDHYTPIALALAEMPKPVIAAVNGVAAGAGASMAFACDFRIVADTAGFNLAFTGIALSCDTGISWTLPRLIGHAKALELLYFPRTVPAAEALDLGLATSVVPPADLATAVSDLANKLAQGPTIAYGAVRRSLNYSATHTLAESLSFEATQMQLTGATEDHHNAVTSFVTKQNPTFTGH
- a CDS encoding PaaX family transcriptional regulator C-terminal domain-containing protein; its protein translation is MHARSALFDLYGDHLRARGAQAPVAALVRLLAPLGVHPPAVRTAVSRMVRQGWLEPVRLDGQPGYALTARARRRLDDAAARIYRTAPDGTPMATGAEGPGDWDRHWHLGILREVPNARRREQLASQLAFLGWAPLSDGAWVGLRNDAEVDQILGIEDIAADRFRAPVGEDAVEFARRVWKLDELGASYDAWLIEAKALVDAAAGVPAGAGDAPGDEQAFAVRSELVHEWRKFLFRDPGLPDELLPTDWAGTKAAAFFDFHAERLAPAAGRFVDSCLANT
- a CDS encoding DUF3117 domain-containing protein, with amino-acid sequence MAAMKPRTGDGPLEVTKEGRGIVMRVPLEGGGRLVVELNADEATELGNALKAVVG
- a CDS encoding leucyl aminopeptidase family protein, which codes for MTWQPGLPVHGAPAWVVVLDAEGGLPAAAKEAGERLGVDLGRLLEAQLATGFSPAAGATVAYPLLTGEASEVVLVGAGDGSAKDLRHAGAAIARFGRGKDELTTVVAEGIDDAALRAFAEGVILGSFSYTLKTVDPGEPAVGQVAVTDGTDGTDGARQQVLDRGVVIGRTGWLARQLAITPSNAKDPAWLAARATEVAAATGLEVTVWDEKKLAADGFGGILAVGRGSTRPPRFVRLDYVPAGATKNTPYVVLVGKGITYDTGGLSLKPREGMVSMKRDMTGGGSVIATMSALRELGANVRVTGLVCAAENMPSGTAYRPDDVIRHFGGRTTEVKNTDAEGRLVLADGLAYAVQELKPDVLVDIATLTGAIKVSLGAMLYGGLFATDDALADNLADAGRVSGEELWRMPLPAEYEDLISTPIADSVNSSKGPGSITAALFLKAFAGDIPWAHLDLSSIAESPADRFEYSIGATGAGARLLTTWLTSETPTAGI
- a CDS encoding alpha/beta hydrolase, whose product is MTHSATSRPGAGAPAVKHRQPLGIRVLYGLRKEPGFFAMSPAELIAFGQAQNRIVNSRAARLATGFPHRGASISWQDVRLPDRTIRVRVYRPVNASTTLPLVVHVHGGGYVGTAVQCDWINSHVAAGVRAVVVSVEHRLMDYDTPLAAAVDDGWEVYRHVLRHADEWGIDPGRIALAGESAGSMVAALSVLRARDAGLSLRAQVLVNPCVDLTSTALDYQSMSEYADTPNLTREAVDFFRHVAVPDGTDPRELSPLYADLNGLPPTLFVIPVLDPVADHGRAYAERLRAAGTTVQVNEFDRAGHAFLSLPGLVPQARPARDRIVEFLRERLG